One segment of Desulfobacterales bacterium DNA contains the following:
- a CDS encoding electron transport complex subunit E, with amino-acid sequence MAKTIVQEFTKGLWDEIPPFRLVLGLCPTLAVTKTVENGIGMGVAFTFVLVCSNILVSALRKVIPPKVRIACFIIIIATFVTVVELLMQAYAYPLFLKLGIFIPLIVVNCIVLGRAEAFASKKGIAASFVDAMGMGIGFTLSLIALGSLREIFGSGTFTLGSMSGAVLSKFGLGTLSFWETPLQVFGPSFQPFQFMVEAPGAFVCLGLMLCIMNLFKK; translated from the coding sequence AGACGATTGTTCAGGAATTTACAAAAGGGCTTTGGGATGAAATACCGCCGTTTCGACTCGTGCTGGGTCTGTGTCCCACCCTGGCGGTAACCAAAACAGTGGAAAACGGTATCGGCATGGGAGTGGCCTTTACCTTTGTGCTGGTATGCTCCAATATCCTCGTATCGGCACTGCGCAAAGTCATTCCGCCGAAAGTCCGGATTGCCTGCTTTATCATCATCATCGCCACATTTGTAACCGTGGTGGAGCTCCTGATGCAGGCCTATGCCTATCCGCTGTTTCTCAAGCTGGGCATTTTTATCCCGCTGATCGTCGTAAACTGTATCGTCCTGGGGCGCGCCGAAGCCTTTGCCTCCAAAAAAGGGATTGCAGCCTCATTTGTCGATGCCATGGGCATGGGAATCGGTTTTACCCTGTCGCTGATTGCCCTTGGCTCCCTCAGGGAAATATTCGGCAGCGGCACCTTTACGCTGGGCTCCATGTCAGGCGCCGTCCTGAGCAAATTCGGACTCGGAACCCTCTCTTTCTGGGAAACCCCCTTGCAGGTTTTCGGCCCGTCCTTTCAACCGTTTCAATTCATGGTCGAAGCCCCCGGCGCCTTTGTCTGCCTGGGCCTGATGCTCTGTATCATGAATCTTTTCAAAAAATAG
- the rsxA gene encoding electron transport complex subunit RsxA translates to MGDYLVLAISCILVNNILLAQYLGNCPFLGTSKKMETAIGMAMAVVFVLVLAGVFTWITEAYVLKKFGLEYLRTIAFILVIAALVQFVEMFLKKSIPALYAGLGIFLPLITTNCAVLGVVLINVNEEYNFMQALVSSFAYAVGFGLALILFAGIREKILLARVPRPLLDTSIGLITAGMFSLAFFAFKGMV, encoded by the coding sequence ATGGGCGACTATCTAGTCCTGGCGATCAGCTGTATTCTGGTTAACAACATCCTGCTGGCGCAGTATCTGGGCAACTGCCCTTTCCTGGGAACATCCAAAAAAATGGAAACCGCCATCGGCATGGCCATGGCGGTGGTCTTTGTTCTGGTGCTGGCCGGCGTTTTTACCTGGATTACGGAAGCATACGTATTAAAAAAATTCGGCCTGGAATATCTGCGGACCATCGCATTTATTCTCGTCATTGCCGCTCTGGTTCAGTTTGTCGAGATGTTCCTGAAAAAGAGCATTCCGGCGCTGTATGCCGGACTGGGCATCTTCCTGCCGCTCATCACCACCAACTGCGCGGTCCTTGGCGTGGTGCTCATCAACGTCAACGAAGAGTATAATTTCATGCAGGCCCTGGTGTCGTCTTTTGCCTATGCCGTCGGTTTCGGCCTGGCGCTGATTCTGTTTGCGGGCATCCGTGAAAAGATCCTGCTGGCCCGGGTGCCGCGGCCGCTGCTGGATACATCCATCGGCCTCATTACGGCCGGCATGTTCTCGCTCGCGTTTTTCGCTTTCAAGGGGATGGTATAA
- a CDS encoding FAD-dependent oxidoreductase gives MTEAIIFMLVLGAACGSLLSVASKIFYVYEDPRIAEVEGFLAGANCGGCGYTGCGAAAAAVVGGKAKPSVCMVGGAESAANVASVMGLDPGSVEPLKSLNSCDGGNRADDNFYYMGVNTCQALAAIYGGKRVCRIGCLGFGDCVKSCIFNAIAMEPDGYPVVDEQKCVGCGACEKACPKNILDVKTMSERLLQLNREDQALAPCQQTCPAEIDIPEYIARIKAGDYKGAVDTIRKRNPLLLACGRVCPHPCEDYCRRGLEDEAVSINQLKRFAADFEMNSGKRYPITCAPDTGKKVAVIGGGPAGLSCAYFLRRVGHGVTIFEAMPKLGGMIRYGIPEYRLPKKVLEWEVDSILNLGVQAKTDVKLGRDFTMKSLLEEGFDAVFLGIGAWQDYALKVDGEDLNGCFTGIDFLARIGLGEKVPIGRKCAVIGGGNTAIDCVRTLVRLGAEEITIVYRRTRAEMPANQVEIVAAEHEGVKFHFLAAPVRVIGDDRKKATHLEYLKMELGEPDASGRRRPVPVEGSETLIEVDMLITAIGQGPDVGFVKTDKDLEELKITRWNTIDADPETLQANIPNIFTGGDAATGASLVVEAIGGGRRAARSIHRFLAGEDVTAVSKSLRKKHIPESIFKTVAGVVPSPRAKMPELPVDERIKSFVEADLVLSEASALGEANRCLSCCRLCYNKDKAAA, from the coding sequence GTGACCGAAGCTATCATTTTCATGCTGGTCCTGGGAGCAGCCTGCGGTTCGCTCTTGAGCGTCGCTTCTAAAATATTTTATGTCTATGAAGATCCTCGCATTGCCGAGGTAGAAGGCTTTTTAGCCGGCGCCAATTGCGGCGGATGCGGCTACACCGGCTGTGGGGCTGCTGCCGCCGCAGTGGTGGGTGGAAAGGCCAAACCGAGCGTCTGCATGGTGGGCGGGGCAGAGTCGGCCGCCAATGTCGCCAGTGTCATGGGGCTGGACCCCGGATCGGTGGAACCGCTTAAATCCTTAAACAGTTGTGACGGCGGCAACCGTGCTGATGACAATTTTTATTATATGGGCGTCAACACCTGCCAGGCCCTGGCCGCAATCTACGGCGGCAAGCGCGTGTGCCGCATCGGCTGCCTGGGGTTTGGCGACTGTGTCAAATCCTGCATTTTCAACGCCATCGCCATGGAGCCGGACGGCTATCCGGTGGTTGACGAGCAAAAATGTGTCGGCTGCGGCGCCTGCGAAAAAGCGTGCCCGAAAAATATCCTGGATGTCAAAACCATGTCCGAACGCCTCTTGCAGCTCAACCGGGAAGACCAGGCCCTGGCGCCCTGCCAGCAGACCTGTCCGGCGGAAATCGACATCCCGGAATATATCGCCCGGATCAAGGCCGGCGATTACAAGGGCGCTGTGGATACCATCCGCAAACGCAATCCGCTCCTGCTGGCCTGCGGCCGGGTCTGCCCGCACCCCTGTGAAGACTACTGCCGCAGGGGACTTGAAGACGAAGCGGTCTCCATTAACCAGTTAAAGCGATTTGCCGCCGATTTTGAAATGAATTCCGGAAAGCGCTACCCCATCACCTGCGCACCGGATACCGGCAAAAAAGTCGCGGTCATCGGCGGCGGCCCGGCTGGTTTAAGCTGCGCCTATTTTCTGCGCCGGGTCGGCCACGGCGTTACCATCTTTGAAGCCATGCCGAAACTCGGCGGCATGATCCGCTACGGCATCCCGGAATACCGGCTGCCTAAGAAGGTGCTGGAATGGGAGGTCGACAGTATTTTAAACTTGGGCGTCCAAGCCAAAACCGATGTGAAGCTGGGGCGCGACTTTACCATGAAATCCCTTCTGGAAGAAGGCTTTGACGCCGTCTTTCTGGGCATCGGCGCCTGGCAGGACTATGCCTTGAAGGTGGACGGCGAGGATCTGAACGGCTGCTTTACCGGCATCGACTTTCTGGCACGGATCGGCCTGGGTGAAAAAGTTCCCATCGGCCGCAAGTGCGCCGTCATCGGCGGCGGCAACACCGCCATTGACTGCGTGCGCACGCTGGTGCGGCTGGGTGCGGAAGAAATCACCATTGTGTATCGCCGCACCCGCGCGGAAATGCCCGCCAACCAAGTTGAGATCGTCGCAGCCGAACACGAAGGCGTCAAGTTCCATTTTCTGGCAGCCCCTGTCCGGGTCATTGGCGACGACCGGAAAAAAGCGACGCATCTGGAATATCTTAAAATGGAGCTGGGCGAACCGGACGCCAGCGGTCGGCGCCGGCCCGTGCCGGTTGAAGGGTCTGAAACCCTGATCGAGGTCGATATGCTGATTACCGCCATCGGCCAGGGACCGGATGTGGGCTTTGTGAAGACCGACAAGGATCTTGAAGAACTTAAAATTACCCGCTGGAATACCATCGACGCCGACCCGGAAACGCTCCAGGCCAACATCCCCAATATCTTTACCGGCGGCGATGCCGCCACCGGCGCCTCGCTGGTGGTGGAGGCCATCGGCGGCGGCAGAAGAGCGGCCCGCTCGATCCATCGGTTCCTGGCCGGCGAAGACGTCACGGCCGTTTCCAAATCGCTGCGCAAAAAACATATTCCGGAATCGATCTTTAAAACCGTTGCAGGCGTTGTACCGTCCCCCCGGGCCAAAATGCCCGAGCTGCCGGTGGATGAACGCATCAAGTCCTTTGTGGAAGCCGACCTGGTCCTGAGTGAAGCATCCGCCCTGGGCGAAGCCAACCGCTGCCTGTCCTGCTGCCGGCTGTGCTACAACAAAGACAAAGCCGCGGCCTGA
- a CDS encoding aldolase/citrate lyase family protein translates to MKSLTKEMTRILKDLKKTHGITAIEASFETEDIQLFEQLRIVELAARAGVGIVVKLGGGEALTDIRLAKMLGATAILGPMIESRFALEKYLELCERTFAPEEDVKYLINIETVDGCRRIEEITSTYNVKMLDTVVLGRTDLCNSMNIKDVNAPQVLEMARALFATLRQRSIRCMVGGGVTPATAPFLQRLEGMVDGFETLKVVFGDYGKAALNLEEGIQRAFDYELKWYQLKRQYYEERCREDAKKISCLSS, encoded by the coding sequence ATGAAATCATTAACAAAAGAAATGACCCGGATATTAAAGGATTTGAAGAAAACCCACGGCATTACGGCCATTGAGGCGTCTTTTGAAACCGAAGATATTCAACTGTTTGAACAGCTGAGAATCGTTGAACTTGCCGCGCGCGCCGGTGTCGGCATTGTGGTGAAACTGGGGGGCGGCGAGGCGCTGACGGATATCCGGCTGGCAAAGATGCTGGGGGCTACGGCGATTTTAGGCCCCATGATCGAATCAAGATTCGCCCTGGAAAAATATCTGGAGTTGTGCGAGCGGACCTTTGCGCCAGAAGAGGACGTCAAGTATCTGATCAACATTGAAACGGTTGATGGCTGCAGGCGGATCGAAGAGATCACATCGACCTATAATGTAAAGATGCTGGACACCGTGGTCTTGGGCCGTACGGACCTATGCAATTCCATGAACATAAAAGACGTCAACGCACCGCAAGTTCTGGAAATGGCGCGAGCGCTTTTTGCCACGTTGCGACAGCGCTCGATCCGATGCATGGTAGGCGGTGGCGTAACACCCGCAACAGCTCCGTTTTTACAAAGGCTCGAAGGGATGGTGGACGGTTTTGAGACGCTGAAAGTCGTTTTCGGGGATTACGGCAAGGCGGCGCTTAACCTGGAGGAGGGTATTCAACGGGCCTTTGACTACGAATTAAAATGGTATCAGCTCAAGCGGCAGTATTATGAAGAGCGCTGCCGGGAAGATGCCAAAAAGATAAGTTGCCTGTCTTCGTAA